A single Kribbella aluminosa DNA region contains:
- a CDS encoding dihydrofolate reductase family protein: protein MAKVLYSVTLSVDGFITGPGGDMRWMRPYLGPNPEVDELVPRIGAILVGRRTHDGDDPYKGEPNEGEAFGGGFSGPEYVVTHRPPADARPGVTYVDDFAKALAAAKDAAGDKYVNVMGASIAKQCIEAGELDEVLVLYAPVMLGDGTRLFEHPGGRTVRLERRSVTETPLATSLWFDVV, encoded by the coding sequence ATGGCGAAGGTGCTGTACTCCGTGACGCTGTCGGTGGACGGCTTCATCACCGGCCCGGGCGGCGACATGCGGTGGATGCGCCCGTACCTCGGCCCGAACCCGGAGGTCGACGAGCTGGTGCCGCGGATCGGCGCGATCCTGGTCGGCCGCCGGACGCACGACGGCGACGACCCGTACAAGGGCGAGCCGAACGAGGGTGAGGCGTTCGGTGGCGGCTTCAGCGGACCGGAGTACGTCGTCACCCACCGCCCGCCGGCCGACGCGCGGCCCGGCGTGACGTACGTCGACGACTTCGCGAAGGCGCTCGCCGCGGCCAAGGACGCGGCCGGGGACAAGTACGTCAACGTTATGGGCGCGAGCATCGCCAAGCAGTGCATCGAAGCGGGCGAACTGGACGAGGTCCTCGTGCTCTACGCTCCCGTGATGCTCGGCGACGGCACCCGGCTGTTCGAACACCCGGGTGGTCGCACCGTCCGCCTGGAACGCAGGAGCGTCACCGAAACCCCGCTGGCGACCAGCTTGTGGTTCGACGTGGTCTAG